In a genomic window of Xenopus laevis strain J_2021 chromosome 5S, Xenopus_laevis_v10.1, whole genome shotgun sequence:
- the mfsd4b.S gene encoding sodium-dependent glucose transporter 1, with amino-acid sequence MAIAVLGPTFLDLAENVESSVANISFIFVGRSMGYLGGSVLGGILFEQINQHLLLGISMLATAAGLFVVPWCKKAVLLTAVMSVVGMSMGFLDTGGNIIILNTWEDQAGPHIQALHFSFALGAFVAPILAKLALEFLPLDKKSFNVSEPFLEQSALPFGIKKSMLSYIVIGTYILLVSLFLFILFSKSRPRQSSGKASDDKFRTARYHNAVIFLLFLFFFCYVGAEVAYGSYIFTYAITYITNIENNYAAGLNSLFWGVFAAVRGLAICFATCLYPGTMLLLSVIGCTLSSLILVLFSRNHLLLWVGTAVYGASMATTFPSGFSWVQQYTTIGGKSASLFVVGAALGEMAIPASVGYLQGMFPNFPVLMYTALASSTMTAILFPVMYKLATAQQDQAQYNRVESDDRRALLSSSGMEEEDEDEAQNWNEADFETIEMNDQMKNSVTVISEDTPGNSAPSEILKHSTKSNGAEAAANKSPSRKHNTDREKND; translated from the exons atGGCTATTGCAGTTCTAGGCCCCACTTTCCTTGATctggcagaaaatgttgagagCAGTGTTGCCAATATATCCTTCATTTTTGTTGGTCGCTCCATGGGTTATCTTGGTGGCTCCGTTCTGGGAGGCATACTTTTTGAGCAAATTAATCAACACCTTCTTTTGG GGATATCCATGTTGGCGACTGCAGCTGGACTCTTTGTCGTCCCCTGGTGTAAAAAAGCTGTGTTGCTCACTGCGGTCATGTCAGTTGTCGGCATGTCAATGGGATTTCTGGATACAG gtGGGAATATCATTATTCTGAACACGTGGGAGGACCAGGCTGGGCCACACATACAAGCTTTACACTTCAGTTTTGCTTTGGGAGCCTTTGTCGCTCCAATCTTGGCTAAACTAGCTTTGGAATTTCTCCCCTTGGACAAAAAAAGCTTTAATGTTAGTGAACCTTTCCTTGAACAGTCCGCCTTACCTTTTGGGATAAAAAAGTCTATGTTATCCTATATAGTCATTGGGACATATATTTTGCTGGTCTCCTTATTTTTATTCATCCTGTTTTCTAAAAGTCGTCCGAGACAGTCATCAGGAAAAGCTTCCGATGACAAATTTCGAACAGCCAGATATCATAATGCTGttattttcctcctttttctgttctttttctgcTATGTTGGGGCAGAGGTAGCATACGGCTCTTACATATTTACCTATGCCATCACTTACATTacaaatattgaaaataattatGCAGCTGGACTAAACTCGCTGTTTTGGGGAGTATTTGCTGCAGTTCGAGGACTTGCCATCTGTTTTGCTACTTGCTTGTATCCTGGCACCATGTTGCTTTTGAGCGTGATCGGCTGTACCTTGTCTTCATTGATTTTAGTCCTTTTCAGTAGAAATCATCTTTTGCTCTGGGTTGGAACTGCAGTGTATGGGGCATCAATGGCTACCACTTTTCCAAGTGGCTTTTCCTGGGTTCAGCAGTACACTACCATTGGAGGAAAGTCAGCATCTTTATTTGTGGTTGGGGCTGCTCTTGGAGAAATGGCTATTCCTGCCTCTGTGGGATATTTGCAAGGAATGTTTCCCAATTTCCCTGTACTTATGTACACAGCTCTAGCATCCTCAACAATGACAGCCATCCTATTTCCTGTTATGTACAAGCTGGCCACCGCTCAGCAAGACCAGGCCCAATATAATAGGGTTGAGAGTGATGACCGCAGGGCTTTGCTCTCCAGCTCTGGAATGGAAGAGGAGGATGAAGATGAGGCTCAGAACTGGAATGAAGCAGACTTTGAaaccattgaaatgaatgatcaAATGAAAAATTCAGTTACTGTGATATCAGAGGACACTCCAGGGAACAGTGCACCTTCAGAGATCCTGAAGCACTCTACAAAATCGAATGGGGCTGAAGCAGCGGCTAATAAATCTCCCTCCAGAAAGCATAACacagacagagaaaaaaatgattga
- the mfsd4b.S gene encoding sodium-dependent glucose transporter 1 isoform X1: MAGSGKKKKKHVRFAPAKEAGVEEEEEDTLFEKRPDSVRQLVESDRKRAFEDEVRLVPPASKRGKLGEFKWCVTTVMCAAFLGLGMAIAVLGPTFLDLAENVESSVANISFIFVGRSMGYLGGSVLGGILFEQINQHLLLGISMLATAAGLFVVPWCKKAVLLTAVMSVVGMSMGFLDTGGNIIILNTWEDQAGPHIQALHFSFALGAFVAPILAKLALEFLPLDKKSFNVSEPFLEQSALPFGIKKSMLSYIVIGTYILLVSLFLFILFSKSRPRQSSGKASDDKFRTARYHNAVIFLLFLFFFCYVGAEVAYGSYIFTYAITYITNIENNYAAGLNSLFWGVFAAVRGLAICFATCLYPGTMLLLSVIGCTLSSLILVLFSRNHLLLWVGTAVYGASMATTFPSGFSWVQQYTTIGGKSASLFVVGAALGEMAIPASVGYLQGMFPNFPVLMYTALASSTMTAILFPVMYKLATAQQDQAQYNRVESDDRRALLSSSGMEEEDEDEAQNWNEADFETIEMNDQMKNSVTVISEDTPGNSAPSEILKHSTKSNGAEAAANKSPSRKHNTDREKND; this comes from the exons ATGGCGGGCAGcggcaagaagaagaaaaagcatGTGCGTTTCGCCCCAGCGAAAGAGGCTGGcgtggaggaggaggaagaagatacACTGTTTGAGAAGCGGCCTGACAGCGTAAGGCAGCTGGTAGAGAGCGACAGGAAGAGGGCGTTTGAAGATGAAGTCCGGTTGGTCCCCCCAGCGAGCAAAAGGGGGAAGTTGGGGGAGTTCAAGTGGTGTGTCACTACTGTCATGTGTGCGGCCTTCCTGGGGCTG ggaatGGCTATTGCAGTTCTAGGCCCCACTTTCCTTGATctggcagaaaatgttgagagCAGTGTTGCCAATATATCCTTCATTTTTGTTGGTCGCTCCATGGGTTATCTTGGTGGCTCCGTTCTGGGAGGCATACTTTTTGAGCAAATTAATCAACACCTTCTTTTGG GGATATCCATGTTGGCGACTGCAGCTGGACTCTTTGTCGTCCCCTGGTGTAAAAAAGCTGTGTTGCTCACTGCGGTCATGTCAGTTGTCGGCATGTCAATGGGATTTCTGGATACAG gtGGGAATATCATTATTCTGAACACGTGGGAGGACCAGGCTGGGCCACACATACAAGCTTTACACTTCAGTTTTGCTTTGGGAGCCTTTGTCGCTCCAATCTTGGCTAAACTAGCTTTGGAATTTCTCCCCTTGGACAAAAAAAGCTTTAATGTTAGTGAACCTTTCCTTGAACAGTCCGCCTTACCTTTTGGGATAAAAAAGTCTATGTTATCCTATATAGTCATTGGGACATATATTTTGCTGGTCTCCTTATTTTTATTCATCCTGTTTTCTAAAAGTCGTCCGAGACAGTCATCAGGAAAAGCTTCCGATGACAAATTTCGAACAGCCAGATATCATAATGCTGttattttcctcctttttctgttctttttctgcTATGTTGGGGCAGAGGTAGCATACGGCTCTTACATATTTACCTATGCCATCACTTACATTacaaatattgaaaataattatGCAGCTGGACTAAACTCGCTGTTTTGGGGAGTATTTGCTGCAGTTCGAGGACTTGCCATCTGTTTTGCTACTTGCTTGTATCCTGGCACCATGTTGCTTTTGAGCGTGATCGGCTGTACCTTGTCTTCATTGATTTTAGTCCTTTTCAGTAGAAATCATCTTTTGCTCTGGGTTGGAACTGCAGTGTATGGGGCATCAATGGCTACCACTTTTCCAAGTGGCTTTTCCTGGGTTCAGCAGTACACTACCATTGGAGGAAAGTCAGCATCTTTATTTGTGGTTGGGGCTGCTCTTGGAGAAATGGCTATTCCTGCCTCTGTGGGATATTTGCAAGGAATGTTTCCCAATTTCCCTGTACTTATGTACACAGCTCTAGCATCCTCAACAATGACAGCCATCCTATTTCCTGTTATGTACAAGCTGGCCACCGCTCAGCAAGACCAGGCCCAATATAATAGGGTTGAGAGTGATGACCGCAGGGCTTTGCTCTCCAGCTCTGGAATGGAAGAGGAGGATGAAGATGAGGCTCAGAACTGGAATGAAGCAGACTTTGAaaccattgaaatgaatgatcaAATGAAAAATTCAGTTACTGTGATATCAGAGGACACTCCAGGGAACAGTGCACCTTCAGAGATCCTGAAGCACTCTACAAAATCGAATGGGGCTGAAGCAGCGGCTAATAAATCTCCCTCCAGAAAGCATAACacagacagagaaaaaaatgattga